Proteins encoded in a region of the Massilia sp. UMI-21 genome:
- a CDS encoding MFS transporter, translating into MKRSITPMIAILMIAFFESIGSGLIIPLLPTLVSRAVGETNSLQSVFYGLVVASSLVMMFLFSAFFGRLSDRYGRRPVILSTLVGVIMAYGAMSVAESLWILLLAQAMVGFCAASASVGRAYVAEITSPDKRAQAYAYIGGVGALGLIIGPVVGGHLGRVNLQFPFYVAAGLTLLTLVFAFFALAESMDPDDRRPFSWRAVMPFASIAILSKSPPLARGVVIASLIEAFALGVASENGALILFMQNSLNWEMTQVGLWLTLMGISTALGAAIMTPLVIRFLGERRAWLMGTIATCMLFAMAGFIHNAWQMYSLIAGYALLAFVGPVALALVSRSVPGNQLGEIHGSFISLSSLIKAIAVVLGTWVYGYFSGPLAPMQLSGAVFFLGAVLQIPAVAYGFATMRKARSELEDDSTSVTPQVAVG; encoded by the coding sequence ATGAAGCGGTCCATTACGCCGATGATTGCCATACTAATGATTGCGTTTTTCGAATCCATTGGTAGTGGACTGATCATTCCTCTTTTGCCGACGTTGGTAAGCAGGGCGGTCGGCGAAACCAACTCACTGCAGAGCGTGTTTTACGGCCTGGTAGTGGCATCGTCGCTGGTCATGATGTTCCTGTTTTCGGCCTTCTTCGGCCGGCTGTCCGATCGGTACGGAAGGCGGCCGGTGATCCTGTCGACCCTGGTCGGCGTGATCATGGCCTATGGCGCGATGTCGGTCGCCGAAAGCCTGTGGATCCTGCTGCTGGCCCAGGCCATGGTGGGGTTCTGCGCCGCCAGCGCCTCGGTTGGCAGGGCCTACGTCGCGGAGATCACCTCGCCCGACAAGCGAGCCCAGGCGTACGCCTACATCGGCGGCGTCGGCGCACTCGGCCTCATCATCGGGCCCGTCGTCGGCGGCCACCTCGGCCGCGTCAACCTGCAATTCCCCTTCTATGTGGCCGCCGGGCTGACCTTGCTGACCCTGGTTTTCGCCTTTTTCGCATTGGCGGAGAGTATGGATCCGGACGACCGGCGTCCGTTTTCGTGGCGCGCGGTCATGCCGTTTGCATCGATTGCGATTCTCTCGAAATCGCCTCCGCTGGCACGCGGCGTAGTAATAGCTTCCTTGATCGAGGCATTTGCGCTGGGGGTGGCTTCGGAAAACGGCGCATTAATCCTGTTTATGCAGAATTCATTAAATTGGGAAATGACCCAGGTTGGTTTATGGCTGACGCTGATGGGAATCTCGACGGCATTGGGTGCCGCAATCATGACGCCCCTGGTTATTCGTTTTCTGGGCGAAAGGCGCGCCTGGTTGATGGGAACGATCGCGACTTGCATGTTATTTGCAATGGCGGGCTTTATCCATAATGCATGGCAAATGTATTCCCTGATCGCCGGTTATGCACTGCTGGCATTCGTCGGGCCGGTCGCATTGGCCCTGGTATCGCGATCCGTACCGGGTAATCAATTGGGCGAAATACACGGTAGTTTCATCAGCTTGAGCAGTCTGATCAAGGCTATCGCAGTTGTTTTGGGCACCTGGGTCTATGGATACTTTTCTGGCCCGCTTGCGCCAATGCAACTTTCTGGCGCGGTGTTCTTCCTCGGGGCTGTCCTGCAGATTCCCGCCGTGGCCTACGGCTTCGCCACGATGCGCAAGGCCAGAAGCGAGCTCGAGGACGATTCCACAAGCGTTACACCACAGGTAGCGGTCGGCTAG
- a CDS encoding FtsX-like permease family protein — translation MNYFYLVLKGVWRKPLRTLLSLASIAVAFLLFGLLQGVNASFEEAADKSGADRLYVRNKVSDFEGLSIAALSQIEAVPGVRDVAYQVLFPSFYRDPANSVVAFAVDPARFFKVNSDLVTAPEKLAALTATRAGVLVGAARAQREGWKVGDRITLRSSYWVNADGGRDWTFEVVGYYKDKDEKINFLTNGVIINYSYLDQARAFGKGLVGVFLVNVDDPAAAPQVAQAIDARFANSSWPTKTETIKDGVAAQLRQIGDIKFMVYAIVSAVFFTLLFLTGNTTMQSVRERVPEFAVLKTLGFPDRVVHGLVLGEIFLLYAASALLGLGLAALVLPVLGSGFGIAAIPSSVLLAGVGIAAVLSVLTGLMPALKLKRLNLVDALSGR, via the coding sequence ATGAATTACTTCTATCTCGTACTCAAGGGTGTATGGCGCAAGCCGCTGCGCACGCTGCTGTCCTTGGCCTCGATCGCGGTGGCCTTCCTGCTGTTCGGCCTGCTCCAGGGCGTCAACGCCAGCTTCGAGGAAGCTGCCGACAAGTCCGGCGCGGACCGGCTCTATGTCCGTAACAAGGTCAGCGACTTCGAAGGACTGTCGATCGCCGCGCTGTCGCAGATCGAAGCGGTGCCGGGGGTGCGCGACGTGGCTTACCAGGTCCTGTTCCCCAGCTTCTACCGCGACCCGGCCAATTCGGTGGTGGCCTTCGCCGTCGACCCGGCGCGCTTCTTCAAGGTCAATTCCGACCTGGTGACGGCGCCCGAGAAGCTGGCCGCCCTGACGGCCACCCGCGCCGGGGTACTGGTGGGCGCCGCACGCGCCCAGCGCGAAGGCTGGAAAGTGGGCGATCGCATCACCCTGCGCTCATCCTACTGGGTCAATGCCGACGGCGGCAGGGACTGGACCTTCGAAGTGGTCGGCTACTACAAGGACAAAGACGAAAAGATCAATTTCCTGACCAACGGGGTGATCATCAACTATTCCTATCTCGACCAGGCGCGCGCCTTCGGTAAGGGACTGGTCGGCGTGTTCCTGGTGAACGTCGACGATCCGGCCGCCGCGCCCCAGGTCGCCCAGGCGATCGATGCGCGCTTCGCGAATTCGTCCTGGCCGACCAAGACCGAGACCATCAAGGACGGCGTCGCGGCGCAGTTGCGCCAGATCGGCGACATCAAGTTCATGGTGTACGCCATCGTCAGCGCGGTCTTCTTCACGCTCCTGTTCTTGACCGGTAACACGACAATGCAATCGGTGCGCGAGCGCGTGCCCGAATTCGCGGTGCTGAAAACCCTCGGCTTCCCCGACAGGGTGGTCCATGGCCTGGTGCTCGGCGAAATCTTCCTGCTGTACGCCGCGTCGGCCCTGCTGGGACTCGGGCTGGCGGCACTGGTCCTGCCGGTGCTGGGCAGCGGCTTCGGCATCGCCGCGATTCCGTCCAGTGTGCTCCTGGCCGGCGTCGGTATCGCCGCCGTCTTGTCGGTCCTTACCGGGCTGATGCCGGCGCTGAAACTCAAGCGCCTCAATCTCGTCGACGCGTTGTCCGGCCGATAA
- a CDS encoding efflux RND transporter periplasmic adaptor subunit gives MGNLNDTAPVIDQLRIDRTQQSPRPRSHRTWWIAGIALVAAGGAAAGFTWMKQEAQPTKLTAAAPAPAAAPAAAGRLPDAALEASGYVVANRQATVAAKIIGRLETVQFEEGQHVKAGQVLATLDDTNAVAALKQAQAQLELARLSLKGKEAQWEISKRLLERQKELLASGWVSRNAVDNIAASAEAQFNEAMVARGQLAVSAASVNAAQRVVDDTVVRAPFDGVVTVKAAQPGEIISPSSGGGGFTRTGICTLVDMGSLEVNVDVSENFINRITEGQSATITLNAYRDWQIPAEVIAVVPTADRNKATVGVRLALKEKDPRVLPQMGVNVRFLSMPATGGIAGAATGGIRLAVRGQGAGGRAVGTATAR, from the coding sequence GTGGGTAATTTGAATGACACGGCACCGGTCATCGACCAACTTCGCATCGACCGCACGCAGCAGTCGCCAAGGCCCCGCAGCCATCGCACCTGGTGGATCGCCGGTATCGCACTGGTCGCCGCTGGCGGAGCGGCCGCCGGGTTCACCTGGATGAAGCAGGAAGCACAGCCGACCAAGCTGACCGCCGCAGCCCCGGCCCCGGCGGCAGCGCCGGCTGCCGCCGGGAGACTGCCGGACGCCGCGCTCGAGGCGAGCGGCTATGTGGTGGCGAATCGCCAGGCCACGGTAGCGGCGAAGATCATCGGCCGGCTGGAAACGGTTCAGTTCGAGGAAGGCCAGCACGTCAAGGCCGGCCAGGTGCTGGCGACGCTGGACGACACCAATGCCGTGGCCGCCCTGAAGCAGGCGCAGGCGCAGCTGGAGCTGGCCAGGCTCAGCCTCAAGGGGAAAGAGGCGCAATGGGAAATCTCCAAGCGCCTGCTGGAACGGCAGAAGGAACTGCTGGCCAGCGGATGGGTCAGCCGCAATGCGGTCGACAACATCGCCGCCAGCGCAGAGGCGCAGTTCAACGAGGCCATGGTCGCGCGCGGCCAGCTGGCGGTCAGCGCAGCCAGCGTCAACGCCGCCCAGCGCGTCGTGGACGACACGGTGGTGCGGGCGCCGTTCGATGGCGTCGTGACGGTCAAGGCCGCCCAGCCGGGCGAAATCATCTCGCCAAGTTCGGGCGGCGGCGGCTTCACCCGGACCGGCATTTGTACGCTGGTCGACATGGGTTCGCTCGAGGTGAATGTGGACGTGAGCGAAAACTTCATCAACCGGATCACCGAAGGGCAGTCCGCCACGATCACCCTGAATGCATACCGCGACTGGCAGATTCCGGCCGAGGTCATCGCGGTGGTGCCGACCGCGGACCGCAACAAGGCGACGGTGGGCGTGCGCCTGGCGTTGAAAGAGAAGGATCCGCGCGTGCTGCCGCAGATGGGCGTCAACGTGCGCTTCCTGAGCATGCCGGCCACGGGCGGCATCGCCGGCGCCGCGACGGGCGGTATCCGCCTGGCCGTGCGCGGCCAGGGCGCCGGCGGGCGGGCCGTTGGCACGGCCACGGCAAGGTGA
- a CDS encoding ABC transporter permease: protein MNFLRQIFAVTLMNLRNIPQRMGSASVIVMGMAGVVAVLVSILAMANGAENAVSKTGSPERAIVLNAGAMSELLSNVSRAEATAIQDGPGIARDKDGNALASAESIVLVEMMQKSGTSSNVTLRGVGSQIYAVRPELKITAGRAFRPGVRELLVGRAAQSIFRDLDVGARTTINGQVWTIVGSFASNGDSHEAELLADNETVISAFRRDSFQSVSVKLASADGFNAFRDALAANPQLAVTAVRESDYYAEQSKPFASTLATVAYLVGGIMAVGAFFGAINSMYSAVSTRTVEIATLRAIGFGPSPIVVSIFIESLLLALAGAAIGAALAALLYGGHTVNTNGGGVAQSQYMFAMAVTGEQVRIGMLWACFIGTAGALFPSIKAARLPIVSALRGA, encoded by the coding sequence ATGAACTTCCTACGTCAAATCTTTGCTGTAACTCTTATGAACTTGCGCAATATCCCGCAGAGGATGGGCAGTGCGTCGGTGATCGTCATGGGCATGGCCGGCGTGGTCGCGGTGCTCGTGTCGATCCTGGCGATGGCCAACGGCGCCGAGAACGCGGTCTCGAAAACCGGCAGCCCGGAGCGCGCGATCGTCCTGAACGCGGGCGCCATGTCTGAACTGCTGAGCAACGTCTCGCGTGCCGAGGCGACCGCCATCCAGGACGGGCCCGGCATCGCCCGGGACAAGGACGGCAATGCCCTGGCTTCGGCGGAAAGCATCGTGCTGGTGGAAATGATGCAGAAGTCCGGAACGTCGAGCAACGTCACGCTGCGCGGCGTCGGATCGCAGATCTACGCGGTGCGTCCGGAGCTGAAGATCACGGCCGGCAGGGCGTTCCGGCCCGGCGTGCGCGAGCTGCTCGTCGGCCGTGCGGCGCAGTCGATCTTCCGCGATCTCGACGTCGGCGCAAGGACGACCATCAACGGACAGGTATGGACCATCGTCGGCAGTTTCGCGTCGAACGGCGATTCGCACGAGGCCGAACTGCTGGCCGATAACGAAACCGTCATCTCGGCCTTCCGCCGCGACAGTTTCCAGAGCGTGTCGGTCAAGCTTGCCTCGGCGGACGGTTTCAATGCCTTCCGCGACGCGCTGGCGGCCAATCCGCAACTGGCGGTGACGGCGGTGCGCGAATCCGACTACTACGCCGAGCAATCGAAGCCCTTCGCCAGCACGCTCGCGACGGTGGCCTACCTGGTCGGCGGGATCATGGCGGTGGGCGCGTTCTTCGGTGCGATCAACAGCATGTATTCCGCGGTCAGTACCCGCACTGTGGAAATAGCGACCCTGCGCGCCATCGGTTTCGGCCCGAGTCCGATCGTGGTGTCGATCTTCATCGAGTCGCTGCTGCTGGCCCTGGCCGGTGCTGCGATCGGCGCCGCGCTCGCAGCACTGCTTTACGGCGGCCACACGGTCAACACGAACGGCGGCGGGGTGGCCCAGTCGCAGTACATGTTCGCCATGGCGGTGACCGGCGAGCAGGTCAGGATCGGCATGCTGTGGGCCTGCTTCATCGGTACTGCCGGCGCCTTGTTCCCTTCCATAAAAGCGGCCAGGCTGCCGATCGTCT
- a CDS encoding ABC transporter ATP-binding protein, with product MVSLENIVKKYRRGKQEVEVLHGLNLDIPEGEFLALMGPSGSGKSTLLNLIGGLDRPNSGAVLIGGERIDQLSDSALTAWRARHIGFIFQFYNLMPMLTAQQNIELPLLLTSLTKAQRKRHVEAAIEIVGLSGRASHKPTELSGGQQQRVAIARAIVTDPTLLLCDEPTGDLDRASAIEIMNLLQRLNREHGKTIIVVTHDQMAADHATRQLHVDKGCLAQTAMRVVA from the coding sequence ATGGTTTCTTTAGAAAATATCGTTAAGAAATACCGGCGCGGCAAGCAGGAGGTGGAGGTGCTCCACGGACTGAATCTCGACATTCCAGAAGGCGAATTCCTGGCCTTGATGGGGCCATCGGGTTCCGGCAAGTCGACGCTGCTGAACCTGATCGGCGGCCTGGACCGGCCGAACTCGGGCGCGGTGCTCATCGGCGGCGAACGTATCGACCAGCTCTCGGACAGTGCCCTGACGGCCTGGCGTGCGCGCCATATCGGGTTCATCTTCCAGTTCTATAACCTGATGCCGATGCTGACCGCCCAGCAGAACATCGAGTTGCCATTGTTGCTGACCTCGCTGACCAAGGCGCAGCGCAAGCGGCATGTGGAGGCGGCGATCGAGATCGTCGGCCTCTCCGGCCGCGCCAGCCACAAGCCGACCGAACTGTCCGGCGGCCAGCAGCAACGGGTCGCGATCGCCCGCGCCATCGTGACCGACCCCACGCTGCTGCTGTGCGACGAACCGACCGGTGACCTCGACCGCGCTTCCGCGATCGAGATCATGAACCTGCTGCAGCGGCTCAACCGCGAGCACGGCAAGACCATCATCGTCGTGACCCACGACCAGATGGCGGCCGACCACGCCACGCGCCAGCTGCATGTGGACAAAGGCTGCCTCGCCCAGACGGCGATGAGGGTCGTTGCATGA